From a region of the Georgenia yuyongxinii genome:
- a CDS encoding acetylornithine transaminase, translated as MSQDWAQRYGGALMNTFGPPQRVLVRGEGAYVWDADGRRYLDLLGGIAVNALGHAHPAVVAAVTEQLSTLGHVSNFFATPAQITLAEKLLGIVTPGGAPTGSRVFLANSGTEANEAAFKMARRHGGPDRPRILALEGAFHGRTMGALALTHKAAYRQPFEPLPGGVEFVPFGDVAALEAAMGDDVAALFLEPMQGEAGVRPLPPGYLARARELTTAAGALLVLDEVQSGMGRTGTWMAHHLPWGDGVVPDVVTLAKGLGAGFPIGATVALGEHAATLLGPGQHGTTFGGNPLAAAAALAVIGVLEDGLLEHVAEVGTWLKEKLGGLGHAGVGEVRGEGLLLAVDLADPVAKEVSAALLESGFIVNPVREDALRLAPPLILTQEQAQTFVDALPTALAAVGTEGRR; from the coding sequence ATGAGCCAGGACTGGGCGCAGCGCTACGGCGGCGCGCTGATGAACACGTTCGGCCCGCCCCAGCGGGTGCTGGTGCGCGGCGAGGGCGCCTACGTCTGGGACGCGGACGGCCGGCGCTACCTCGACCTGCTCGGCGGCATCGCCGTCAACGCCCTGGGCCACGCCCACCCCGCCGTCGTCGCCGCCGTGACCGAGCAGCTGAGCACCCTGGGCCACGTCTCGAACTTCTTCGCCACCCCGGCGCAGATCACTCTGGCCGAGAAGCTCCTCGGGATCGTCACCCCCGGCGGGGCACCGACCGGGTCCCGGGTGTTCCTGGCCAACTCCGGCACCGAGGCCAACGAGGCCGCCTTCAAGATGGCCCGCCGCCACGGCGGCCCCGACCGCCCGCGAATCTTGGCCCTGGAGGGCGCCTTCCACGGCCGCACCATGGGCGCCCTGGCCCTGACCCACAAGGCCGCGTACCGCCAGCCGTTCGAACCGCTGCCCGGCGGCGTGGAGTTCGTCCCGTTCGGGGACGTCGCCGCGCTCGAGGCCGCCATGGGCGACGACGTCGCGGCGCTGTTCCTCGAGCCCATGCAGGGCGAGGCGGGGGTGCGGCCGTTGCCCCCTGGCTACCTCGCCCGGGCGCGCGAGCTCACCACGGCCGCCGGGGCGCTGCTCGTGCTCGACGAGGTCCAGTCGGGCATGGGCCGCACCGGTACCTGGATGGCCCACCACCTGCCCTGGGGCGACGGCGTGGTGCCCGACGTCGTCACCCTCGCCAAGGGCCTGGGCGCCGGGTTCCCGATCGGCGCGACGGTCGCGCTCGGCGAGCACGCCGCGACGCTGCTCGGCCCGGGCCAGCACGGCACCACCTTCGGCGGCAACCCGCTCGCCGCCGCGGCGGCCCTGGCCGTGATCGGCGTCCTGGAGGACGGGCTCCTCGAGCACGTCGCCGAGGTGGGCACGTGGCTGAAGGAGAAGCTCGGCGGGCTCGGCCATGCCGGGGTGGGGGAGGTGCGCGGCGAGGGCCTCCTCCTGGCCGTCGACCTCGCCGACCCGGTGGCCAAGGAGGTCAGCGCCGCGCTCCTGGAGTCGGGGTTCATCGTCAACCCCGTCCGCGAGGACGCGCTGCGCCTGGCACCGCCGCTCATCCTCACCCAGGAGCAGGCGCAGACGTTCGTCGACGCCCTGCCGACGGCGCTCGCCGCCGTCGGCACGGAGGGACGACGATGA
- a CDS encoding arginine repressor has product MSAVAGPGEGPTTRVAATKTGRHAVIAEILTHSAVKSQAELRDALAARGIQATQATLSRDLDELRALKVRGVDGDQVYALPPEGGAGRPASELEQIAARLQRWCAEVLVAADTTANQVVLRTPPGAAQLLASAIDHSVLPNVLGCIAGDDTVLVITRDAASAQSVAARLLDLAGRGRPQP; this is encoded by the coding sequence ATGAGCGCCGTGGCCGGGCCCGGTGAGGGGCCCACCACCCGGGTGGCCGCGACGAAGACCGGTCGGCACGCCGTCATCGCCGAGATCCTGACGCACTCGGCGGTCAAGTCCCAGGCCGAGCTCCGGGACGCCCTCGCTGCGCGCGGCATCCAGGCCACCCAGGCCACGCTGTCCCGCGACCTGGACGAGCTGCGCGCCCTGAAGGTGCGCGGTGTCGACGGCGACCAGGTGTACGCCCTGCCGCCCGAGGGCGGCGCCGGCCGCCCGGCGAGCGAGCTGGAGCAGATCGCCGCACGGCTGCAGCGCTGGTGCGCCGAGGTGCTCGTCGCCGCGGACACCACCGCCAACCAGGTGGTGCTGCGCACCCCGCCCGGGGCCGCGCAGCTGCTCGCGTCCGCCATCGACCACTCCGTGCTGCCCAACGTGCTGGGCTGCATCGCCGGGGACGACACCGTGCTGGTGATCACGCGGGACGCCGCGTCGGCCCAGTCGGTCGCCGCGCGCCTGCTCGACCTCGCCGGACGCGGCCGCCCCCAGCCCTGA
- a CDS encoding argininosuccinate synthase: MTQTLPQSSSPTAPKKERVVLAYSGGLDTSVAIGWIGERTGAEVIAVAVDVGQGGEDLEVIRQRALDCGAVEAYVADARDEFAEEYCMPALKANALYMNAYPLVSALSRPVIVKHLVRAARQFGATTVAHGCTGKGNDQVRFEVGITSLAPDVRCIAPVRDLALTRDVAIEYANTHSLPIETTKHNPFSIDQNVWGRAIETGFLEDIWNAPTKDVYSYTDDPTYPPLPDEVVITFKEGVPVALDGQAVTPLQAIQELNRRAGAQGVGRIDIVEDRLVGIKSREVYEAPGAMALIAAHQELENVTLEREQARFKRGVGQRWTELVYDGQWFSPLKHSLDVFIDDTQRYVSGDIRLVLHGGRATVTGRRSDQSLYDFNLATYDTGDAYDQSQSKGFIEIFGMTSKLSAARDERFGNGVEL; encoded by the coding sequence ATGACCCAGACCCTGCCCCAGTCCTCCAGCCCCACCGCGCCCAAGAAGGAACGGGTGGTGCTCGCCTACTCCGGCGGCCTGGACACCTCCGTCGCGATCGGCTGGATCGGTGAGCGCACCGGGGCCGAGGTCATCGCCGTCGCCGTGGACGTCGGGCAGGGCGGGGAGGACCTGGAGGTCATCCGCCAGCGGGCCCTGGACTGCGGGGCCGTCGAGGCCTACGTGGCGGACGCGCGCGACGAGTTCGCCGAGGAGTACTGCATGCCGGCGCTCAAGGCGAACGCGCTGTACATGAACGCCTACCCGCTCGTCTCCGCCCTGTCCCGCCCGGTCATCGTCAAGCACCTCGTCCGCGCCGCACGTCAGTTCGGCGCCACCACCGTGGCCCACGGCTGCACGGGCAAGGGCAACGACCAGGTGCGTTTCGAGGTGGGCATCACCTCCCTGGCGCCGGACGTGCGCTGCATCGCCCCGGTGCGGGACCTCGCGCTGACCCGCGACGTCGCCATCGAGTACGCCAACACCCACTCCCTGCCGATCGAGACCACCAAGCACAACCCCTTCTCGATCGACCAGAACGTGTGGGGCCGGGCCATCGAGACCGGGTTCCTCGAGGACATCTGGAACGCGCCCACCAAGGACGTCTACTCCTACACCGACGACCCCACCTACCCGCCGCTGCCGGACGAGGTCGTCATCACCTTCAAGGAGGGCGTCCCCGTCGCGCTCGACGGCCAGGCCGTGACCCCCCTGCAGGCCATCCAGGAGCTCAACCGCCGCGCCGGTGCCCAGGGCGTGGGCCGGATCGACATCGTCGAGGACAGGCTCGTGGGCATCAAGTCCCGCGAGGTGTACGAGGCACCCGGCGCGATGGCGCTCATCGCCGCCCACCAGGAGCTGGAGAACGTCACCCTCGAGCGCGAGCAGGCCCGCTTCAAGCGCGGCGTCGGGCAGCGCTGGACTGAGCTGGTCTACGACGGCCAGTGGTTCTCCCCGCTCAAGCACTCCCTGGACGTCTTCATCGACGACACCCAGCGCTACGTCTCCGGCGACATCCGCCTGGTGCTTCACGGCGGCCGCGCCACGGTCACCGGCCGGCGCAGTGACCAGAGCCTGTACGACTTCAACCTCGCCACCTACGACACCGGCGACGCGTACGACCAGTCCCAGTCCAAGGGCTTCATCGAGATCTTCGGCATGACCTCGAAGCTCTCGGCGGCCCGCGACGAGCGCTTCGGCAACGGCGTGGAGCTGTAG
- the argF gene encoding ornithine carbamoyltransferase has product MTIDLRGRSFVKELDFTGEEWRYLLDLSATLKAARRAGTEEPRLRGKNIALIFEKTSTRTRTAFEVAAHDQGAHVTYLDPAGSQIGHKESVKDTARVLGRIFDGIEYRGARQADVETLAEHAGVPVFNGLTDEWHPTQMLADQLTMREHAPLVDGRRKPDEEIAFAYVGDARNNTAHSLLVAGAMLGMDVRLVAPAGLQPEPAVVAQAEEVAARTGARLLVTEDVADGVRGVDFVSTDVWVSMGEAKETWDARIALLHGYQVNADLLAATGNPAVKFMHCLPAFHDLGTSLAREIHERTGMDALEVTDEVFESSASVVFDQAENRMHTIKAVLVATLAGPRG; this is encoded by the coding sequence GTGACCATCGACCTGCGCGGACGCAGCTTCGTCAAGGAGCTGGACTTCACCGGTGAGGAGTGGCGGTACCTGCTCGACCTGTCCGCGACGCTAAAGGCCGCCCGCCGGGCCGGCACCGAGGAGCCGCGCCTGCGTGGCAAGAACATCGCCCTGATCTTCGAGAAGACCTCCACCCGCACCCGGACCGCGTTCGAGGTGGCCGCGCACGACCAGGGCGCCCACGTCACCTACCTCGACCCCGCCGGCTCCCAGATCGGGCACAAGGAGTCCGTCAAGGACACCGCCCGCGTGCTCGGCCGCATCTTCGACGGCATCGAGTACCGCGGCGCCCGGCAGGCCGACGTCGAGACGCTCGCCGAGCACGCCGGGGTGCCGGTGTTCAACGGGCTCACCGACGAGTGGCACCCCACGCAGATGCTCGCCGACCAGCTGACCATGCGCGAGCACGCGCCGCTCGTGGACGGCCGGCGCAAGCCGGACGAGGAGATCGCCTTCGCCTACGTCGGCGACGCCCGCAACAACACCGCCCACTCCCTCCTCGTCGCCGGCGCCATGCTCGGCATGGACGTCCGGCTCGTCGCCCCGGCCGGGCTCCAGCCCGAGCCCGCGGTGGTGGCGCAGGCGGAGGAGGTCGCGGCCCGGACCGGCGCCCGGCTCCTGGTCACCGAGGACGTGGCCGACGGCGTCCGCGGGGTCGACTTCGTCTCCACCGACGTGTGGGTCTCCATGGGCGAGGCGAAGGAGACCTGGGACGCGCGCATCGCGCTGCTGCACGGCTACCAGGTCAACGCCGACCTCCTCGCGGCAACCGGCAACCCGGCCGTGAAGTTCATGCACTGCCTACCCGCGTTCCACGACCTGGGCACGTCCCTCGCGCGCGAGATCCACGAGCGCACCGGGATGGACGCCCTGGAGGTCACCGACGAGGTCTTCGAGTCCTCGGCCTCTGTGGTGTTCGACCAGGCCGAGAACCGCATGCACACCATCAAGGCGGTGCTCGTCGCGACCCTCGCCGGGCCGCGAGGATGA
- a CDS encoding arginine deiminase: MLTEKPAPGPAPTPAGTLGVASEVARLRQVILHRPGREMTRLTPQNKDELLFDDLLWLPRAQEEHDEFAAVLAAAGVEVLFLTDLLREILAVPEARRYVVDHTFGVRLHGPSAAPVLRAMAEAMDDAELTDVLIGGMTKREMLERTVEPRSIVLASLGLDDLVLPPLPNHLFTRDTSSWVYDGVAVNSMRMPARVRESVHLEAIYRWHPRFAGSAHHRWSAPLADAITTVEGGDVLVLGDGAVLVGMGERSTPQGVDLFASRLFAAGAADRVVTLSMPKARAFMHLDTVMTMVDERSFIKYAGLGMLPSATLTPTGDGLRVVPHEPEHMHGVIAEAMGVTGLRILAPEQDVHSAAREQWGDGCNALAIAPGVVITYDRNATANAYLQDLGIDVRVVPGGELGRGRGGPHCMSCPTIREGI; encoded by the coding sequence ATGCTCACGGAGAAGCCCGCGCCCGGCCCGGCGCCGACCCCCGCCGGCACGCTCGGCGTCGCCTCCGAGGTGGCCCGGCTCCGGCAGGTGATCCTGCACCGGCCCGGCCGGGAGATGACGCGGCTGACGCCGCAGAACAAGGACGAGCTGCTCTTCGACGACCTGCTGTGGCTCCCCCGCGCCCAGGAGGAGCACGACGAGTTCGCCGCGGTCCTCGCCGCCGCGGGCGTGGAGGTGCTCTTCCTGACGGACCTGCTGCGCGAGATCCTCGCCGTGCCCGAGGCCCGCCGGTACGTCGTCGACCACACCTTCGGGGTGCGCCTGCACGGGCCCAGCGCCGCGCCGGTGCTGCGCGCGATGGCGGAGGCGATGGACGACGCCGAGCTGACCGACGTCCTCATCGGCGGCATGACCAAGCGCGAGATGCTCGAACGGACCGTGGAGCCGCGCTCGATCGTGCTCGCCTCCCTCGGGCTCGACGACCTCGTGCTGCCCCCGCTGCCCAACCACCTGTTCACCCGTGACACCTCCTCCTGGGTGTACGACGGCGTCGCAGTGAACTCGATGCGGATGCCGGCCCGGGTGCGCGAGTCCGTCCACCTCGAGGCGATCTACCGGTGGCACCCGCGGTTCGCGGGCAGTGCGCACCACCGCTGGTCGGCGCCGCTCGCGGACGCGATCACCACCGTGGAGGGCGGGGACGTGCTCGTGCTCGGCGACGGCGCGGTGCTTGTGGGCATGGGCGAGCGCTCCACCCCGCAGGGCGTCGACCTGTTCGCCTCCCGGCTGTTCGCCGCCGGCGCGGCCGACCGGGTGGTGACCCTGTCCATGCCCAAGGCCCGGGCATTTATGCACCTGGACACCGTCATGACGATGGTGGACGAGCGTTCCTTCATCAAGTACGCGGGCCTGGGCATGCTGCCCTCCGCCACCCTGACCCCGACGGGTGACGGCCTGCGGGTGGTGCCCCACGAGCCCGAGCACATGCACGGCGTGATCGCCGAGGCCATGGGTGTGACCGGCCTGCGCATCCTCGCCCCGGAGCAGGACGTGCACTCCGCCGCCCGGGAGCAGTGGGGCGACGGGTGCAACGCGTTGGCGATCGCCCCGGGCGTGGTCATCACCTACGACCGCAACGCCACCGCGAACGCGTACCTGCAGGACCTGGGCATCGATGTGCGGGTGGTCCCCGGCGGGGAGCTGGGGCGCGGACGCGGCGGACCGCACTGCATGAGCTGCCCTACGATCCGGGAGGGCATCTGA